One Bacteroidota bacterium genomic window carries:
- a CDS encoding glycosyltransferase — translation MPISLGELVFGAFVFITFIQLVYYIFLFGRFAFRKVNTRSVQSNEPVSIVMCAKNEAQNLQKNLPLFFAQNYPEFQLVVVNDCSLDESEDILDEFEKKYPNLHVVNLKEDEIKEHDKKLALTLGIKGAKYELLLLTDADCSPADENWISSMVRNFDDKTAIVLGFGAFKKSDGFLNKLIRFDAFFVALQYLSFSLAKLTYMGVGRNLAYRKSLFFKHKGFASHYHIQSGDDDLFINGAATKFNTQIEFSRSSFTYSEPKKTFRTWVNQKKRHITTAKHYKSIHKFLLSTFSVSTLLFYLLFVALIILHFPLHLVLSLFFIRMLVQMIIFRKSMVKLEQKDVWWLSFFFEILLLLFYPFIFVSNIFVKKHKWK, via the coding sequence ATGCCTATTTCACTTGGAGAGCTTGTTTTTGGAGCCTTTGTTTTTATAACCTTTATTCAATTGGTTTATTATATATTTCTGTTTGGTCGTTTTGCTTTTCGCAAAGTAAATACCCGCAGTGTACAAAGTAATGAGCCTGTTTCCATTGTGATGTGTGCCAAAAATGAAGCTCAAAATTTACAAAAAAATTTACCCTTGTTTTTTGCACAAAACTACCCCGAATTTCAACTTGTAGTAGTGAATGATTGCTCATTAGATGAATCTGAAGATATATTGGATGAGTTTGAAAAGAAATATCCCAATTTGCATGTAGTAAATTTAAAAGAAGATGAAATAAAGGAACACGATAAAAAACTAGCATTAACACTGGGAATCAAAGGAGCAAAGTACGAGTTACTCTTGTTAACTGATGCCGATTGCAGTCCGGCCGATGAGAATTGGATTAGCAGTATGGTGCGTAATTTTGATGATAAAACAGCTATTGTTTTAGGATTTGGAGCCTTTAAAAAATCGGATGGCTTTTTAAATAAACTCATTCGCTTTGATGCTTTTTTTGTGGCACTTCAATACCTCTCCTTTTCACTAGCCAAATTAACCTATATGGGAGTAGGCAGAAATTTAGCCTATCGAAAATCCCTTTTCTTTAAGCACAAAGGTTTCGCCTCGCACTACCATATCCAATCAGGTGATGATGATTTATTTATTAATGGGGCCGCCACTAAATTTAATACTCAAATAGAATTTAGCAGAAGTAGCTTTACCTATTCAGAACCTAAAAAAACCTTTCGTACCTGGGTCAATCAAAAGAAACGACACATTACTACTGCCAAGCACTACAAGTCGATACATAAATTTTTATTGAGTACTTTTTCAGTGAGTACGCTGTTGTTTTACCTCCTTTTTGTTGCGTTGATAATTCTACACTTTCCTTTGCATCTGGTGCTTTCACTCTTTTTTATACGAATGTTGGTACAAATGATTATTTTTAGAAAATCAATGGTAAAACTGGAGCAAAAAGATGTATGGTGGTTATCATTCTTCTTTGAAATTTTGCTCTTATTGTTTTATCCTTTTATTTTCGTATCCAACATATTTGTAAAAAAGCATAAATGGAAGTAG
- a CDS encoding GNAT family N-acetyltransferase, with product MKSILETKRLLLREFYVADASFFLELNASPEVLKYTGDKPFESLDAAKIFLQNYSEYQLHGMGRWLCMHKESLSPIGWCGLRFQTTTKEVDLGFRFLQKYWNMGFATEAAKACISYGFEKLQLNEIIGRAMFQNKASIVVLEKIGMNFIGNFEFELHPGAKYSIRKNDYLQQQANAE from the coding sequence ATGAAATCAATTCTTGAAACAAAACGCTTGCTTTTGCGAGAATTTTATGTTGCTGATGCTTCCTTTTTTTTAGAATTAAACGCATCACCCGAAGTGCTAAAGTACACAGGCGACAAACCATTTGAGAGCCTTGACGCTGCTAAAATATTTCTTCAAAATTATTCCGAATATCAGTTACATGGCATGGGACGTTGGTTGTGCATGCATAAAGAATCCCTAAGTCCAATTGGTTGGTGTGGACTTCGGTTCCAAACAACAACCAAGGAAGTTGATTTAGGATTTCGATTCTTACAAAAATACTGGAATATGGGATTTGCTACCGAAGCTGCAAAAGCTTGCATTAGCTATGGTTTTGAGAAGCTACAGTTGAACGAAATTATAGGTCGCGCAATGTTTCAGAATAAAGCATCTATCGTTGTTTTGGAAAAAATCGGAATGAATTTTATTGGAAATTTTGAATTTGAATTGCATCCGGGTGCAAAGTATTCAATTCGTAAAAATGACTATCTTCAACAACAAGCCAATGCTGAGTAG
- a CDS encoding MarR family transcriptional regulator — protein sequence MTKTISEAIVQSKFRNDYHKATVALFYVCNQVSGIHHAFFKNYNITLQQFNVLRILRGQQPNACNLLLIKERMMDKMSDVSRIVERLRIAGYVDRCLNENNRREVEIRISKNGLKLLAKIDQNIDVLETPLTQLTQKEAKELIKLLEKIIQ from the coding sequence ATGACGAAAACTATTTCTGAAGCAATCGTTCAATCAAAATTTCGCAACGATTACCATAAAGCAACTGTAGCGCTCTTTTATGTGTGTAACCAGGTTAGTGGAATACATCATGCTTTTTTTAAAAATTATAACATTACGCTCCAACAGTTTAATGTACTGCGAATATTACGTGGGCAGCAACCCAATGCTTGTAACCTATTGTTGATTAAGGAGCGAATGATGGATAAAATGAGCGATGTTTCGCGTATAGTTGAACGCTTGCGAATTGCGGGTTATGTTGATCGTTGTTTAAATGAAAATAACCGCCGTGAAGTTGAAATTAGAATATCTAAAAACGGCTTAAAATTACTGGCTAAAATTGATCAAAATATTGATGTGTTAGAAACGCCGCTTACACAGCTTACCCAAAAGGAAGCTAAAGAATTAATAAAATTGCTTGAAAAAATAATTCAATAA
- a CDS encoding sigma-70 family RNA polymerase sigma factor has protein sequence MEVGQNLSEKALYDYNLVRKALDTGDQKAYAELMERYRDSVYFMLLKMINNKDDADDLTIEAFGKAFHRLHQYTPTYAFSTWLFKIASNNCIDFIRKKKTNTFSLDKPFENDEGGEMSIDVKADVLDPEEKVMKKEKIKLMRDVVDKLKPRYRNLIELRYFDELSYEEISDKLELPIGTVKAQLFRAREFLYNFLKDTQGRI, from the coding sequence ATGGAAGTAGGACAAAACTTATCGGAGAAAGCATTATACGATTACAACCTTGTGCGAAAAGCACTAGATACTGGTGATCAAAAGGCGTATGCCGAGTTAATGGAGCGCTATCGCGATTCAGTATACTTTATGCTTTTAAAAATGATTAATAACAAAGACGATGCTGATGATTTAACTATTGAAGCATTTGGAAAAGCATTTCATCGTTTACACCAGTATACACCTACTTATGCCTTTAGTACCTGGTTATTTAAGATTGCTTCCAATAATTGCATTGATTTTATTCGCAAAAAGAAAACGAATACTTTTAGTTTAGACAAACCTTTTGAAAATGATGAAGGTGGAGAAATGAGCATTGATGTAAAAGCGGATGTGCTTGACCCCGAAGAAAAGGTAATGAAAAAGGAAAAAATTAAGTTAATGCGGGATGTTGTCGACAAATTAAAACCACGTTACCGAAACTTAATTGAACTGCGTTATTTTGATGAACTTTCTTACGAAGAAATATCTGACAAACTTGAGTTACCTATTGGTACCGTAAAAGCACAGCTGTTCAGAGCACGTGAATTTTTATACAATTTCTTGAAAGACACCCAAGGAAGAATTTAA
- a CDS encoding YceI family protein: MKKLILSASMLVSVIATAVAKPEVSAWAVDKSHSGVKFSVAHMMMSEMDGKFKVYDGTVVSTNEDFTDAQINFTVDVNSINTEDEKRDAHLKSDDFFNAEKFPQVKFKGTSFKKVSGNNYVLEGDLTIRDVTKKVKFDVVYFGISKNPWGMTVAGFKAKSSINRMDYNLKWNAALEAGGVLVGEEVGISVNLELVKGK, encoded by the coding sequence ATGAAAAAATTAATTCTTAGTGCAAGCATGTTGGTTAGCGTTATCGCTACTGCTGTTGCAAAACCTGAAGTAAGTGCCTGGGCAGTGGATAAGTCACACTCAGGAGTAAAATTTTCAGTAGCTCACATGATGATGAGTGAAATGGATGGTAAATTTAAAGTGTACGACGGAACTGTTGTATCTACAAACGAAGATTTTACCGATGCTCAAATTAACTTTACTGTTGATGTGAATAGCATTAATACAGAGGATGAAAAACGTGATGCACATTTAAAGTCCGACGATTTTTTTAATGCTGAAAAATTTCCTCAAGTTAAATTTAAAGGAACTTCCTTTAAAAAAGTATCCGGAAATAATTATGTACTTGAAGGTGATCTTACCATTCGCGACGTAACGAAAAAAGTAAAATTTGATGTGGTGTATTTCGGAATCAGCAAAAACCCTTGGGGAATGACAGTAGCAGGATTCAAAGCTAAGTCGTCGATTAACCGCATGGATTATAATTTAAAATGGAATGCAGCTTTGGAAGCAGGTGGAGTTTTAGTAGGCGAGGAAGTGGGCATCAGTGTGAATTTGGAATTGGTAAAAGGAAAATAA